In the genome of Saccharomonospora viridis DSM 43017, one region contains:
- the hemQ gene encoding hydrogen peroxide-dependent heme synthase — protein sequence MARLNYEELNNTIRYTAWSVFRVEPGALGDDRGQAASETAGYLDALEGKGVVVRGVYDVAGLRADADYMIWWHADEVEQVQAAYNGFRRTPLGRVSTPVWSQFALHRPAEFNKSHIPAFLAGEEPRKYVCVYPFVRSYEWYLLPDDERRKMLAEHGKEARDYPDVRANTVASFALGDYEWILAFEADELHRIVDLMRHLRATEARRHVRVETPFYTGTRVQPNELVLNLP from the coding sequence ATGGCGCGGTTGAACTACGAGGAATTGAACAACACCATCCGCTACACGGCTTGGTCGGTGTTCCGGGTCGAGCCGGGTGCGCTCGGGGACGATCGTGGACAGGCGGCGTCCGAGACCGCCGGCTATCTCGACGCCCTAGAGGGGAAGGGTGTTGTCGTGCGCGGCGTGTACGACGTCGCCGGGCTGCGCGCCGACGCCGACTACATGATCTGGTGGCACGCTGACGAGGTCGAGCAGGTGCAGGCCGCCTACAACGGTTTCCGACGGACGCCGCTCGGCCGCGTGTCCACACCGGTGTGGAGCCAGTTCGCCCTGCACCGGCCGGCTGAGTTCAACAAGAGCCACATCCCCGCGTTCCTCGCGGGCGAGGAGCCACGCAAGTACGTGTGCGTGTATCCGTTCGTGCGCTCGTACGAGTGGTACCTGCTGCCCGACGACGAACGGCGGAAGATGCTCGCCGAACACGGCAAGGAAGCACGCGACTACCCCGATGTGCGTGCCAACACGGTCGCGTCGTTCGCGCTCGGGGACTACGAGTGGATTCTCGCGTTCGAAGCCGACGAACTGCACCGCATCGTCGACCTGATGCGGCACCTGCGGGCGACCGAGGCGCGGAGGCACGTGCGCGTGGAGACGCCGTTCTACACCGGTACCCGGGTGCAGCCGAACGAGCTGGTGCTCAACCTGCCGTGA